Proteins encoded by one window of Lactobacillus sp. ESL0684:
- a CDS encoding PTS transporter subunit EIIC — MKKDSEQILAKKILDSVGGKENVKAVISCMTRLRLTLIDKSKANIDELKSTDGVLGVVSQDNDLQVVLGPGKVAKVAAEFSALANLDLGQDDDDVGNLDDVKVQAQKNKATQKAKHDKPLQRGLHHIANVFVPLLPGIIAAGLVNGITNVIDYQTGNAFANDWWYITIKTIGWGLFAFLPVFVGMNAAKEFKGSAILGGIGGIFCLSGIPSFPLASLAISMPITNQPYVTGIGGLMTALFMGIFIALTERWIRTWMPNILDTFFTPILTLVFCCLVSVVFLQPFGSWLTNIIYVVMDFMYTKLSWIGGYILSSSFLGLVSVGLHQALTPIHVMLNDPTGPTHGINYLLPIITMAGGGQVGSGLALYFRSKNKRFKKLAMSSIPVAILGVGEPLMYAVTLPLGKSFITACLGAGFGGVAASLFHLGTVSQGVSGIFGLLIIQPGQQLQFIIAMLIAYLGGFLLTWFFGFDENRINELFPE; from the coding sequence ATGAAGAAAGATAGCGAACAAATTTTAGCCAAAAAAATTCTGGATTCAGTGGGAGGTAAAGAAAATGTAAAAGCAGTTATTTCTTGTATGACTCGCTTGCGTCTAACTCTTATTGACAAATCTAAGGCTAATATTGATGAACTAAAGAGTACAGATGGTGTTTTGGGTGTTGTTAGTCAAGATAATGATTTGCAAGTTGTACTTGGACCTGGGAAGGTAGCTAAAGTGGCGGCAGAATTTTCTGCTTTGGCTAATTTGGACTTGGGACAAGACGACGATGATGTTGGCAATTTAGATGATGTTAAAGTACAAGCCCAGAAGAATAAGGCTACACAAAAGGCTAAGCATGATAAACCTCTTCAAAGAGGATTACACCATATTGCCAATGTATTTGTTCCATTACTACCAGGTATTATTGCTGCAGGACTAGTTAACGGAATAACTAACGTAATTGATTATCAGACAGGTAATGCTTTTGCTAATGATTGGTGGTATATAACCATTAAGACTATTGGCTGGGGACTATTTGCCTTTTTACCCGTCTTTGTTGGAATGAATGCTGCAAAGGAATTCAAGGGTTCAGCAATTTTAGGTGGGATTGGCGGTATTTTTTGTTTAAGTGGAATCCCGTCATTTCCTTTGGCCTCATTAGCTATTTCGATGCCAATTACTAATCAACCGTATGTTACAGGAATTGGCGGGTTGATGACTGCGTTATTTATGGGTATTTTTATTGCTCTAACTGAAAGATGGATAAGAACTTGGATGCCAAATATTTTAGATACTTTCTTTACACCTATCTTAACGCTTGTCTTTTGTTGTCTAGTATCCGTGGTATTCTTGCAGCCTTTTGGTAGTTGGTTAACTAATATCATATATGTTGTAATGGACTTTATGTATACTAAGCTCAGTTGGATTGGTGGCTATATTCTGTCATCTTCATTCTTAGGTTTAGTATCAGTTGGGTTGCATCAGGCTTTAACGCCAATCCATGTAATGTTAAACGACCCAACGGGGCCAACGCATGGTATCAATTATTTGCTGCCAATCATAACAATGGCCGGTGGTGGTCAAGTAGGATCTGGACTAGCCTTGTATTTTAGAAGTAAAAATAAGCGCTTTAAAAAATTGGCAATGAGTTCAATCCCAGTTGCAATTTTAGGTGTTGGCGAGCCACTAATGTATGCTGTAACTTTACCATTAGGTAAGTCATTTATTACCGCTTGTTTAGGTGCTGGTTTTGGTGGTGTTGCAGCATCATTGTTTCACTTAGGGACAGTGTCTCAAGGTGTATCAGGAATCTTTGGATTATTGATTATTCAACCTGGTCAGCAATTACAATTTATCATTGCCATGCTAATTGCGTATTTAGGTGGATTTTTATTAACTTGGTTTTTCGGCTTTGATGAAAATAGAATCAATGAGCTATTTCCAGAGTAG
- a CDS encoding alpha/beta fold hydrolase: protein MKSRKYWLSALAVLPLGLLLTGCGQKKAAADSAVKPNQSQVVTTTMYSKKLHMDWDYDVYLPAGYNANSNKRYPVLYMMHGVDGNHRNLLERFNSQQILDGLIHRKNEKMIVVFIDGFNSFYINQKNGGMQMESAIVDDLIPTINKLYKTKTDPNSTAIGGISMGGYGAARLALKYPTIFNKAVLISPAVWRHLPKDNPIRMRMHAFMDGDVSWSDKFYNSVFPTRYINSDSRKVKFFVESTSADTTVPIKDVSRFVKELETNDVNVKFVKDSGDNHNWTYWTKVAPNAYGWALDQLN from the coding sequence ATGAAATCAAGAAAATATTGGCTTTCAGCATTAGCAGTATTACCTCTAGGATTATTGTTAACTGGTTGTGGACAGAAAAAAGCTGCTGCTGATTCTGCGGTTAAACCGAATCAAAGTCAAGTTGTAACGACAACAATGTATTCGAAAAAACTCCATATGGATTGGGATTATGATGTTTATTTGCCTGCAGGATATAACGCAAATAGTAACAAGCGTTATCCAGTCCTCTATATGATGCATGGAGTTGATGGCAATCACCGAAATTTGCTAGAACGCTTTAATTCGCAACAGATTTTGGATGGGTTAATTCACCGTAAAAATGAAAAAATGATTGTGGTTTTTATTGATGGTTTTAACAGCTTCTACATCAATCAAAAAAATGGTGGAATGCAAATGGAGAGTGCGATTGTTGATGACTTGATCCCAACAATCAATAAGCTATATAAGACTAAGACTGATCCAAATAGTACCGCAATTGGTGGTATTTCTATGGGCGGTTATGGTGCTGCTCGTTTAGCTTTGAAGTACCCAACTATTTTTAATAAAGCAGTCTTAATTTCTCCAGCGGTTTGGCGGCATTTGCCTAAAGATAATCCAATTAGAATGAGGATGCATGCTTTTATGGACGGTGATGTTAGCTGGTCTGATAAATTTTATAATTCGGTTTTTCCAACTAGATATATAAACTCTGATTCACGCAAGGTAAAGTTTTTTGTAGAATCGACTTCAGCTGATACGACTGTACCAATTAAAGATGTTTCTAGATTTGTTAAAGAGCTAGAGACTAATGATGTTAATGTTAAGTTCGTTAAGGATTCTGGCGATAATCACAATTGGACTTACTGGACTAAAGTTGCACCAAATGCTTATGGTTGGGCTTTAGATCAATTAAATTAA
- the pbp4b gene encoding penicillin binding protein PBP4B encodes MKKRILNKYFVVFSVLLIGILISHSMAASNVEASVLATSNDKKDYQLSQTFPIDEKDDNPDFDTWSLLNNVTRKFYGFAGQGEVSVYSNKPKKFGLYVNGQKVNLSSVKSNTWTKLKIGSLTKNGNNSLQISVNKAINEKDILKVRVPYPTLTDASKKKANLQNNSFKLLDTLIKQEINHGFSSAQLAIVHNGKIIKKSAYGLLNSYSENDKRLKTGTKVNNNTLYDLASNTKMYATNFAIQKLVSEGKLDINAKVATIFPDFQDGASDAIKGKSNLTIRDILMHQAGFPADPQYHNNNYDPTGSDKTSKNINPVYTQERSEVLKKIIATPLAYKPGTKTIYSDVDYMLLGLIVEKVTGQSEDDYVENNIYQQLNLTHTLFNPLKKGFSKNQIAATELNGNTRDHTINFNNIRTHTIQGEVHDEKAYYTMKGVSGHAGLFSNASDLAVLAQTVINHGGYGESKIFDEDTLDEFIKPKSTDSSYGLGWRREASGKYSWAFSNLSDANTVGHTGWTGTLTVVDPRDNTAVILLTNCRNTPIINAKETPNDFAGSHYLLAKYGDIVGLAYAGINNDSTSANNSKLISLATQRYNEIQKNSGDQSYSDKNDLHAIFDTLKARSKRGNSIDQFLKSKLGKQIKDYVLDK; translated from the coding sequence ATGAAAAAAAGGATTCTTAACAAGTATTTTGTTGTATTTTCAGTTCTACTGATTGGAATTTTAATAAGTCATAGTATGGCAGCGAGTAATGTAGAGGCGAGTGTTTTGGCTACTTCAAATGATAAAAAAGACTATCAACTATCTCAGACTTTTCCAATTGATGAAAAAGATGATAATCCTGATTTTGATACTTGGTCTTTGCTTAATAATGTTACAAGAAAGTTTTATGGATTTGCTGGACAAGGGGAAGTTTCAGTTTATTCTAATAAGCCAAAAAAATTTGGCTTATATGTTAATGGTCAAAAAGTTAACTTAAGTTCGGTCAAGTCAAATACTTGGACTAAGTTAAAAATCGGATCTTTAACCAAGAATGGCAATAATTCATTACAAATTTCAGTAAATAAAGCGATTAATGAAAAAGATATCCTTAAAGTTAGGGTTCCATATCCAACTCTAACTGACGCTTCAAAGAAAAAAGCTAATTTACAGAACAATTCGTTTAAATTATTAGATACATTAATTAAACAAGAAATTAATCATGGATTTAGTTCAGCTCAATTAGCCATTGTGCATAATGGTAAGATTATCAAGAAAAGTGCATATGGATTACTAAATAGTTACTCTGAAAACGATAAGCGGCTAAAAACAGGTACTAAAGTAAATAATAATACCTTGTATGATTTGGCTTCCAATACCAAAATGTATGCCACTAATTTTGCAATTCAAAAACTGGTTTCAGAAGGTAAATTAGACATTAATGCAAAAGTAGCAACAATTTTTCCTGATTTTCAAGATGGAGCCAGTGACGCAATTAAGGGTAAATCCAATTTAACTATTCGTGATATTTTAATGCATCAAGCTGGTTTTCCAGCAGATCCGCAATATCATAACAATAATTATGATCCAACTGGTTCTGATAAAACTAGTAAAAATATCAACCCGGTGTATACACAAGAGCGGTCTGAAGTTTTGAAAAAAATAATTGCAACTCCGCTTGCTTATAAGCCAGGAACTAAAACTATTTATTCAGATGTAGATTATATGTTATTAGGATTAATTGTTGAAAAAGTAACTGGCCAGTCTGAAGATGACTATGTTGAAAATAATATATATCAGCAATTAAATTTGACGCATACTCTTTTTAACCCTTTAAAGAAAGGATTTTCTAAGAATCAAATTGCGGCAACTGAATTAAATGGTAATACTCGAGATCATACGATTAATTTTAACAACATTAGAACACATACGATTCAAGGCGAAGTTCACGATGAGAAAGCTTACTATACGATGAAAGGTGTCAGCGGACATGCCGGATTGTTTAGTAATGCGAGCGATTTAGCCGTTTTAGCACAAACTGTCATTAATCATGGCGGTTACGGTGAAAGTAAAATTTTTGATGAGGACACTTTGGATGAATTTATAAAGCCTAAATCTACAGATTCTTCATACGGTTTGGGTTGGAGGCGTGAAGCTAGTGGGAAATATTCATGGGCCTTTTCTAACTTGTCTGATGCAAATACTGTAGGTCATACAGGTTGGACAGGAACTTTAACAGTTGTTGATCCTCGTGATAATACAGCAGTTATATTGCTAACGAATTGTCGAAACACACCGATTATTAATGCTAAAGAAACCCCGAATGATTTTGCTGGCAGCCATTATTTACTTGCTAAATATGGTGATATTGTTGGACTAGCGTATGCAGGAATTAATAATGATTCCACTTCTGCTAATAATAGTAAACTAATTAGCTTAGCGACCCAACGTTATAATGAAATTCAGAAAAATTCTGGTGATCAAAGCTATTCTGATAAAAATGATCTCCATGCGATATTTGATACTTTAAAAGCTAGAAGCAAGCGTGGAAATAGCATTGATCAGTTTTTAAAATCAAAGCTTGGTAAGCAAATAAAAGATTATGTTTTAGATAAATAA
- a CDS encoding HlyD family efflux transporter periplasmic adaptor subunit — MDQKYLESSEFYTKRFNNFSTMIIIPMALIIVVVLAFSFWGQKEITIAGMGTIEPKHAAAVVQSSSTNVIKRNLLHEGKLVKRGELLLVYNASADQHKQQYYKQQQSNLQQQQTNLNLLKQGISQNQDVFTTDDEYGYRAILKDYLAQRQIVLTQNEQANQQHKDHQQSKKDTDYQLQENNSKLDSLQMQELEKVSQQLVDNRQKLQEVAANIDNLTDQAKTYRIKAPKSGVLHINDQYQKAQYIPAGSEVAQIYPVLQKQTELQLKSYVSTADISSVKRGQKIRFKITRNVPKPVIITGKIKQISVSPVNIDKQQTAYVVTSTAQVSPATRKLLKYGMVGSTSIITGKKSFFNYYKDKLLNQN; from the coding sequence ATGGATCAAAAATACCTAGAAAGTAGCGAATTTTATACCAAACGTTTCAATAACTTTTCCACAATGATTATTATTCCAATGGCGTTAATCATTGTAGTGGTTCTAGCTTTTTCTTTTTGGGGACAAAAGGAGATTACGATTGCTGGTATGGGTACGATTGAACCTAAACACGCGGCAGCGGTCGTGCAATCATCCTCTACTAATGTAATTAAGCGTAATTTATTACATGAAGGTAAGCTAGTTAAGCGAGGAGAGTTATTATTAGTTTACAATGCTAGTGCAGATCAACATAAGCAGCAATACTATAAGCAACAGCAATCGAATTTGCAACAACAACAGACGAACTTAAATTTGTTAAAGCAGGGAATTTCGCAAAATCAAGATGTTTTTACTACTGATGATGAATATGGTTATCGCGCTATTTTGAAGGACTATTTGGCACAAAGGCAGATAGTGCTGACGCAGAATGAGCAAGCAAATCAACAACATAAAGACCATCAGCAATCTAAAAAAGATACAGATTATCAATTACAAGAAAATAACTCCAAGCTTGATTCATTACAAATGCAGGAACTAGAGAAAGTGTCTCAGCAATTAGTTGATAACCGTCAAAAGTTACAGGAAGTTGCTGCTAATATTGATAATTTGACAGATCAAGCTAAGACTTATCGGATTAAAGCACCTAAAAGTGGAGTTTTGCATATTAATGACCAATATCAAAAGGCGCAGTATATCCCAGCTGGTAGTGAAGTAGCACAAATTTATCCGGTTTTACAAAAACAGACGGAACTGCAACTTAAGTCATACGTGTCAACAGCAGATATTTCTTCAGTAAAACGAGGACAAAAAATCCGCTTTAAAATTACCCGTAATGTTCCTAAACCAGTCATCATTACAGGTAAGATTAAACAAATTAGTGTTTCACCAGTTAATATTGATAAACAACAAACTGCTTATGTTGTGACTTCGACAGCGCAAGTATCCCCAGCAACTAGAAAACTTTTAAAATACGGTATGGTAGGGTCAACTTCAATTATTACAGGCAAGAAGAGTTTCTTTAATTATTATAAGGATAAATTACTAAATCAAAATTAA